From one Clostridium cylindrosporum DSM 605 genomic stretch:
- a CDS encoding TIGR03905 family TSCPD domain-containing protein, whose translation MNSYNTKGVCSSKINFDVKDGIIEKVEFERGCSGNLQGISSLIRGMKVEDAISRLKGIDCGGRGTSCPDQLSKALEEYLSK comes from the coding sequence ATGAACAGTTATAACACAAAAGGAGTATGCTCATCAAAAATTAACTTTGATGTAAAGGATGGAATTATAGAAAAGGTAGAATTTGAAAGAGGATGCAGTGGAAACCTACAGGGTATATCATCTCTTATTAGAGGAATGAAGGTAGAAGATGCAATATCAAGACTTAAGGGAATTGATTGCGGAGGAAGAGGAACATCTTGTCCAGATCAATTATCTAAGGCACTAGAAGAATATTTATCAAAATAA
- a CDS encoding zinc-ribbon domain-containing protein has protein sequence MADKTLVCRDCGNDFVFTEGEQEFYREKGFDNEPTRCIDCRRAKKAQQNRR, from the coding sequence ATGGCAGATAAGACACTAGTATGCAGAGATTGTGGTAATGATTTCGTATTCACTGAAGGTGAACAAGAATTCTACAGAGAAAAAGGATTCGATAACGAACCGACAAGATGTATCGATTGCAGAAGAGCTAAGAAGGCTCAACAAAACAGAAGATAA
- a CDS encoding sensor histidine kinase, translating to MLKPKDENLRIDYKRFSLKDIIEEVVEEFGKKIKSNNIDLKMELDEEYTLGIKSEIRAIVVHLVDNAVRYSRDKRVYLKLYEEEDRVKFEIFNKCRQIPKSIRDRLFEPFIKYNDKSEGVGRLGLGLFVCRQLAELNKAIISFEYGKDSIRFILSLVKA from the coding sequence ATGCTTAAGCCAAAGGATGAAAATCTAAGGATTGATTATAAAAGGTTTAGTTTAAAGGATATTATTGAAGAAGTTGTTGAAGAATTTGGTAAGAAGATAAAAAGTAATAATATAGATTTAAAAATGGAGCTTGATGAGGAGTATACCCTAGGAATAAAAAGTGAAATAAGGGCAATAGTTGTTCATCTTGTAGATAATGCAGTTAGATATTCTAGGGATAAAAGAGTTTACCTAAAGCTATATGAAGAGGAAGATAGGGTAAAGTTTGAGATATTTAATAAGTGTAGACAAATACCTAAAAGCATTAGGGACAGGCTATTTGAACCATTCATAAAATACAATGATAAAAGTGAAGGGGTAGGGAGACTAGGTCTTGGACTTTTTGTTTGTAGGCAACTAGCAGAACTTAATAAAGCTATAATAAGCTTTGAGTATGGTAAAGATAGTATAAGATTTATATTATCCTTAGTTAAGGCATAA
- a CDS encoding cation:proton antiporter encodes MHGITGVILQIGIILVVGEILGVISQKLKMPKVLGFLLSGIVVGPTLFNVVEASEPIKVMAQVGVIFLMFMAGLETDIEKFKTAGLSSFIIAVGGIIVPLVLGAGVTYMFTGNMTESIFVGVILTATSVAISVQTLNELGKLNTRAGINIIGAAIIDDILGIIILSVAIMIIAPGTGDVSGVVGVLTIVGKILAFVIISALALKFLPKVIEKLMEKGDKDKKTETLILVVAGITILFSIFVEHYLGIAAITGAYVAGLVIALTKYNHRFEEKFSNVSIYLMSPIFFSSIGLAIDRKMLGVDVIMPIIAISIVAILGKVIGCGLSARMYGLERDESLQIGVGMISRGEVAIITATIGISKGIITPEMYPTLLVVVIVTTIVTPLLLKVVFTKK; translated from the coding sequence ATGCATGGGATAACAGGGGTTATACTACAAATAGGAATTATCCTAGTTGTTGGTGAAATTCTAGGTGTAATAAGTCAAAAGCTTAAAATGCCTAAGGTACTTGGTTTTCTACTTTCAGGTATAGTTGTTGGACCAACACTATTTAATGTAGTTGAAGCAAGTGAGCCAATCAAAGTTATGGCTCAAGTAGGGGTAATATTTTTAATGTTTATGGCAGGTCTTGAAACTGATATTGAGAAGTTTAAAACCGCAGGACTTTCTTCGTTTATTATTGCTGTAGGTGGTATTATAGTTCCATTAGTTTTAGGTGCTGGGGTAACCTATATGTTTACTGGAAATATGACAGAAAGTATATTTGTTGGTGTTATACTAACTGCAACAAGCGTTGCAATATCAGTCCAAACCCTTAATGAGCTTGGGAAGCTTAATACAAGGGCAGGTATTAATATTATAGGGGCCGCAATCATAGATGATATTCTTGGAATTATTATTCTTTCAGTAGCTATTATGATAATTGCACCTGGTACAGGAGATGTATCTGGAGTTGTTGGTGTTTTAACTATAGTAGGTAAAATACTTGCATTTGTAATTATTTCAGCACTAGCACTTAAGTTCTTACCTAAAGTTATAGAAAAGCTTATGGAAAAGGGAGACAAGGATAAGAAAACAGAGACACTTATACTTGTAGTAGCAGGGATTACTATATTATTTTCAATATTTGTTGAACATTATCTTGGAATCGCAGCGATTACAGGAGCTTATGTTGCAGGACTTGTAATTGCACTAACTAAGTACAATCACAGATTTGAAGAGAAGTTCTCAAATGTTTCTATTTACTTAATGTCACCTATTTTCTTTAGTAGTATTGGACTTGCAATCGATCGTAAAATGCTTGGTGTAGATGTAATTATGCCAATCATTGCAATATCAATTGTTGCTATTTTAGGTAAAGTTATAGGATGTGGTCTATCAGCTAGAATGTATGGACTTGAAAGGGATGAATCCCTACAAATAGGAGTAGGTATGATATCACGTGGTGAAGTTGCAATAATAACTGCTACTATAGGGATTAGTAAAGGAATAATAACTCCTGAAATGTATCCAACTCTTTTAGTTGTTGTTATAGTAACTACAATAGTGACTCCACTACTTCTAAAAGTAGTATTTACTAAAAAGTAG
- a CDS encoding YfhO family protein: protein MKKFLRDIVISFTIACLSFYVIYLINGQVLYNDLYAQGLPFLEYFKNQFNIGDLIYNWNMGLGDSSYAFIIYYLLSPFNLLLLLFRKTDMVDLLPIFMTIKITFIVYFASLYFKKVCTEKYKWIGAIIYLSSYNIIMYGSIHVMWLDTFAFLPLVLLGIEKVLRGKGKKLYIISLFFLIITNYYLAALLVIHIALYGIIRYMVLEGKRGLVKFVSSMIGYSTVSGLLAGFVLIPAIGYMLTSSKDVSAHQDFTNSISRLLEVFLGNHIGAEYSLSSTYITLIGMLCVPVFIIFNKVKRECLYLIPIGLLLLAVFSDSVNYIFNLGYEACGGNYRYNILLNIYIGIIICNGLKSLVRGSVKLIISISILSISYIVMLLVRPEFLSMSREVAIINIGFILVYLSLIVIFSLSDRSFKILKKVNLENIVLSLLAILMAFEVFSYGFYINQNRDFKSNDYAKDIKSIVKYAGEKYGKKGRIEINDSGGVYNTYLSQGVEGVEGFHSLMKWGYREAGEVFTDTAYMKVINRLGGRNIITRFTGEKYFISPYNYCPYIGSKLVEKYKNYYIFSVPNQEIKFFDKVGSTLPASMIEKDAVLYNSASIEYSPQNMKVFNEEDLIMDVSNTLKVLKNLHSYPLNNKEIEIKDDGEYYLKLNTSPPNEYTPFNISMTINDVKLGDRSHFSKYIDYSKRKSEIYIGYLKSGDKLKLDFNLGNNPKLVKIDKNYIESSTKNMNSIKKQSLQRGKNSLKASFELSQRGIVVFPVIYDSSWKIKSNGKAIKPIVVNEGFVAFNLDKGSYNIEMRYIPYSIYLGFTLSVITLLCIIISKHIRK, encoded by the coding sequence ATGAAGAAGTTTTTAAGGGATATAGTTATAAGCTTTACTATAGCATGTCTTAGTTTCTATGTTATTTATCTTATAAATGGACAGGTGCTATATAATGACCTTTATGCTCAAGGGCTTCCCTTTCTTGAGTACTTTAAGAATCAGTTTAATATAGGAGATCTTATATATAATTGGAATATGGGGCTTGGTGACTCATCATATGCATTTATAATATACTATCTGCTTAGTCCATTTAACCTATTACTTTTGTTATTTAGGAAGACAGATATGGTTGACCTACTCCCTATTTTTATGACTATAAAAATTACCTTTATAGTATATTTTGCATCTCTTTATTTCAAAAAAGTTTGCACAGAAAAATATAAATGGATAGGTGCTATTATATATCTTTCAAGCTATAACATAATCATGTATGGCTCTATTCATGTAATGTGGTTAGATACATTTGCTTTTCTTCCACTTGTTCTTCTAGGGATAGAGAAGGTTCTAAGGGGAAAAGGAAAAAAGCTATATATTATATCATTGTTTTTCTTAATAATAACTAACTATTATTTAGCAGCTTTGTTAGTGATTCATATTGCTCTGTATGGGATTATAAGATACATGGTGCTAGAGGGAAAAAGAGGGCTAGTAAAGTTTGTTAGTAGTATGATAGGCTATTCTACTGTCTCAGGATTACTTGCTGGGTTTGTGCTTATTCCAGCTATAGGATATATGTTAACCTCATCTAAGGATGTAAGTGCTCATCAAGACTTTACTAATAGTATTTCTAGACTTTTAGAAGTTTTTCTAGGTAACCACATAGGGGCTGAATACTCTTTAAGTAGTACCTATATAACACTTATTGGAATGCTATGTGTACCGGTATTTATCATATTCAATAAGGTGAAAAGAGAGTGCTTATATCTTATACCGATAGGACTATTACTACTTGCTGTGTTTAGTGATAGTGTTAATTATATATTTAATCTAGGCTATGAAGCATGTGGTGGTAATTATAGGTATAATATTCTACTTAACATATATATAGGGATTATTATTTGTAATGGACTTAAGTCATTAGTAAGGGGAAGTGTAAAGTTAATAATCAGCATATCTATACTTTCTATATCATACATAGTGATGCTACTAGTAAGACCTGAGTTTTTATCTATGAGCAGGGAAGTAGCTATTATAAATATTGGTTTTATTTTAGTATACTTAAGTCTTATTGTTATATTTAGTCTATCAGATAGAAGCTTTAAAATACTTAAGAAAGTAAATTTAGAAAACATAGTATTATCACTGCTAGCTATATTAATGGCATTTGAAGTGTTTTCCTATGGGTTTTATATAAATCAAAATAGAGACTTCAAATCAAATGATTATGCTAAGGATATAAAATCAATAGTTAAATATGCCGGTGAGAAATATGGGAAAAAAGGCAGAATTGAAATAAATGATAGTGGTGGAGTATATAACACATATTTATCTCAAGGTGTAGAGGGTGTAGAAGGATTTCACTCTCTTATGAAGTGGGGATATAGAGAAGCAGGAGAGGTATTTACTGATACTGCTTATATGAAGGTTATAAATAGATTAGGTGGACGGAACATCATAACTAGGTTTACAGGGGAGAAGTACTTTATATCACCATATAATTATTGTCCATATATAGGAAGTAAACTTGTAGAAAAGTATAAGAACTATTATATATTCTCAGTACCAAATCAAGAGATAAAATTCTTTGATAAAGTAGGAAGTACCTTACCAGCATCTATGATAGAAAAGGATGCGGTACTATATAATAGTGCGAGTATAGAGTATTCACCTCAGAATATGAAAGTATTTAATGAAGAGGATTTAATTATGGATGTTAGTAATACTTTAAAGGTTCTTAAAAACCTACATAGTTATCCACTTAATAACAAAGAGATAGAGATTAAGGATGATGGAGAATATTACTTGAAGCTAAATACATCACCACCTAATGAGTACACACCATTTAATATTTCTATGACTATAAATGATGTTAAGCTAGGAGATAGGTCCCATTTCTCAAAGTATATAGATTATAGCAAAAGGAAAAGTGAAATCTATATAGGGTATCTTAAATCGGGTGATAAATTAAAGTTAGATTTTAACCTAGGTAACAATCCTAAACTAGTTAAAATAGATAAGAATTATATTGAATCATCTACTAAAAATATGAATTCAATAAAGAAGCAAAGTTTGCAAAGAGGAAAAAATAGTCTTAAGGCAAGTTTTGAATTAAGCCAAAGGGGAATTGTAGTTTTTCCTGTTATATATGATTCATCATGGAAGATAAAGAGTAATGGCAAGGCTATAAAGCCAATTGTTGTAAATGAAGGATTCGTAGCATTTAACCTAGATAAAGGTAGCTATAACATTGAGATGAGATATATACCATATAGTATATATCTTGGATTCACTCTTTCTGTTATCACTCTTCTATGTATAATTATTAGTAAACATATAAGGAAGTAA
- a CDS encoding glycosyltransferase family 2 protein — protein sequence MKTISIVVPCYNEEKVIDTFYAKCSEITSSINNYVFEYIFVNDGSSDATLNLLKHLSLMDKSVRYISFSRNFGKEAAMLAGLTSSKGDYVVVMDVDLQHPPKLLTTMIKHIEDGYDSVAAKRVKRNGESKFRGYFSKKFYRIINKISDVNIEVGATDYRMMTRQMVDSVLSLKEYHRFTKGIFEWVGYDTKWIEYESFDREVGDSKWSFWSLFKYAIEGVVSFSTTPLKVSSFIGIMFAVLSFIYFAFTFCKTLITGIDMPGYASTICIVTFLGGVQLIALGIIGEYLSRVYMESKKRPLYFIKESNLESEKEE from the coding sequence ATGAAAACTATAAGTATAGTAGTTCCTTGCTATAATGAAGAGAAGGTAATTGATACTTTTTATGCTAAGTGCAGTGAAATAACTAGTTCTATAAATAATTATGTATTTGAGTATATATTTGTTAATGATGGTAGTAGTGATGCTACCTTAAACTTATTAAAGCATCTTTCACTTATGGATAAAAGTGTAAGGTATATATCATTTTCTAGAAATTTTGGCAAAGAAGCAGCAATGCTTGCAGGTTTAACCTCTTCTAAAGGTGATTATGTAGTAGTTATGGATGTGGATCTTCAGCACCCACCAAAACTTCTTACCACCATGATAAAACATATTGAAGATGGCTATGATTCCGTAGCTGCTAAGAGAGTTAAAAGAAATGGAGAATCAAAGTTTAGAGGGTATTTTTCGAAGAAGTTCTATAGGATAATTAATAAAATATCAGATGTTAACATCGAGGTTGGAGCAACTGATTATAGAATGATGACTAGGCAAATGGTTGATTCTGTGCTTTCACTTAAAGAGTATCATAGGTTTACAAAGGGGATATTTGAGTGGGTAGGCTACGATACTAAGTGGATAGAGTATGAAAGCTTTGATAGGGAAGTAGGAGATAGTAAATGGTCCTTTTGGAGTTTGTTTAAGTATGCTATTGAAGGAGTAGTATCATTTTCAACAACTCCACTTAAGGTATCCTCATTTATAGGAATTATGTTTGCAGTGTTAAGTTTTATATACTTTGCATTTACATTTTGTAAGACTTTAATAACCGGTATAGATATGCCAGGCTATGCTTCAACAATATGTATAGTTACATTTCTAGGTGGAGTTCAGCTAATAGCACTTGGGATAATTGGAGAGTATTTGTCTAGGGTATACATGGAAAGTAAGAAAAGACCTCTTTACTTTATTAAAGAAAGTAATTTAGAGTCAGAAAAGGAAGAGTAG
- a CDS encoding GtrA family protein translates to MKSTSIKQFIRFVIVGGGATLIHYGIYLVLGLYIGNNIAYTIGYGISFVFNFIVSNYFTFNTTPTKSGGFKFLCAHGFNYLLQIGLLNIYISMGIGREIAPFFVYAICVPVNFILVKKALKRT, encoded by the coding sequence ATTAAATCAACTTCGATAAAACAATTTATAAGGTTTGTTATAGTTGGAGGGGGAGCCACTTTAATCCACTATGGAATATACCTTGTTTTAGGATTATACATAGGAAATAATATAGCATATACGATAGGCTATGGAATTAGCTTTGTGTTTAACTTTATAGTATCAAATTACTTTACATTTAACACAACGCCTACGAAGTCTGGAGGTTTTAAGTTTTTGTGTGCCCATGGATTTAATTATCTACTTCAAATTGGGCTTCTCAACATATATATTTCCATGGGAATAGGACGTGAGATAGCGCCATTTTTCGTTTATGCTATTTGTGTTCCTGTTAATTTTATTTTAGTAAAGAAGGCTTTGAAAAGGACTTAG
- a CDS encoding GNAT family N-acetyltransferase, with amino-acid sequence MKELEMNLKRADDNLVAAIKNRVNHIEEGILYEGDGYLIHTIGIDCLDGHLNGGICLEDSKSEEFLDKVDKFFKNLNRSYAVWVRTHDNERLEDLLKAKGLKPARVPGSTCMICNERIVGVDNPKGFTMKIVEREKEIADMAKVVENAFGKTEEASKAIFNLPMVSNDNAKALIVYEDATNKPVGIATTILSGDTAGIYYVGVVDGYRGHGLGSFIAQESTNIGFDLGAKRVILQASEAGERVYKKLSYETISYYRSYRVEL; translated from the coding sequence ATGAAAGAGTTAGAAATGAATTTAAAGCGTGCAGATGATAATTTAGTAGCTGCAATTAAAAATAGAGTGAATCACATTGAGGAAGGAATCCTATACGAGGGGGATGGATATTTAATACATACAATTGGGATAGATTGTTTAGATGGACATCTTAATGGTGGTATATGTCTAGAGGATTCTAAATCAGAAGAGTTTTTAGATAAGGTAGATAAGTTCTTTAAAAATCTTAATAGAAGTTATGCAGTATGGGTTAGAACCCATGACAATGAAAGATTAGAGGATCTTCTAAAGGCAAAGGGTTTAAAGCCTGCTAGAGTTCCAGGGTCTACTTGTATGATATGTAATGAAAGAATAGTTGGAGTAGATAATCCTAAGGGATTTACTATGAAGATTGTTGAAAGAGAAAAGGAAATAGCAGATATGGCTAAGGTTGTTGAGAATGCTTTTGGGAAGACAGAGGAAGCTTCTAAGGCTATTTTCAATCTTCCAATGGTTTCAAATGATAATGCTAAAGCATTAATAGTTTATGAAGATGCTACGAATAAACCTGTAGGAATAGCAACTACCATTCTTTCAGGGGATACAGCAGGAATATATTATGTTGGAGTTGTAGATGGGTATAGAGGCCACGGTCTTGGAAGCTTTATAGCTCAGGAATCTACTAATATAGGATTTGACCTTGGTGCTAAAAGGGTAATTCTTCAAGCATCTGAAGCTGGAGAGAGGGTATATAAGAAACTTTCATATGAAACTATAAGCTATTATAGAAGTTATAGGGTTGAGTTATAA
- a CDS encoding purine-cytosine permease family protein, protein MKIETRSIEWVPHNERHGHPKSLFSVWFGANMHITTLVSGALCVTIGLNLFWSIVAVILGALIGAIFTASHSAQGPTLGVPQMIQSRAQFGVIGAVIPLAVVVFMYLGFLASSGLLGAQTIVATFDIHLTPAIVVMSICTFIIALFGHDLIHKMQKFFTIFFLATYIILTFLVFQVDIPAGAFNANNFNLANFILGVAIVATWQISYAPYVADYSRYLPEDTSAPATFWYSYIGLVLASIWMMLLGVFLTTAIPGFLDNTGPNLAKLYGPFAIIMLFSIIFGQFSINVFNLYGAFMSTVTTIEPFAKMKVTPKVRGGFMFVLMAIATGIQIWGQGQFLELFGNFISFICYLLIPWTAINLVDYYMVRHGKYSVKDFFDINGIYGKVNWSAALAYIAAILFQIPFMNLSFYVGPAAQALGGADLAWILGLVVPAVIYYYPMKKVARRELERGSNLNL, encoded by the coding sequence ATGAAAATCGAAACTCGAAGTATCGAATGGGTACCTCATAATGAAAGACATGGTCATCCTAAAAGTCTTTTCTCAGTATGGTTTGGAGCTAATATGCACATAACAACACTTGTTTCAGGTGCACTATGTGTAACCATTGGTTTAAACTTGTTTTGGTCTATTGTAGCGGTTATTCTAGGTGCTTTAATAGGTGCTATTTTTACAGCATCCCACTCCGCACAAGGCCCTACTCTTGGAGTTCCACAAATGATTCAAAGCCGTGCACAGTTTGGTGTAATTGGTGCAGTAATTCCCTTAGCAGTTGTTGTTTTTATGTATTTAGGATTCTTGGCAAGTAGTGGACTACTTGGTGCTCAAACTATAGTAGCTACCTTTGATATTCATCTTACTCCAGCAATAGTAGTCATGAGTATATGTACATTTATCATTGCCCTTTTCGGTCATGACTTAATTCACAAGATGCAAAAGTTTTTCACAATTTTCTTTCTTGCAACATATATAATACTCACATTTCTTGTTTTCCAAGTTGATATTCCAGCAGGTGCATTTAACGCGAATAATTTCAATCTAGCTAACTTTATATTAGGAGTTGCTATTGTTGCAACATGGCAGATTTCATACGCACCTTATGTTGCTGATTATTCTAGATATCTTCCTGAGGATACTTCAGCTCCTGCAACATTTTGGTACAGCTATATAGGTCTTGTACTAGCTAGTATATGGATGATGCTTCTAGGTGTTTTCCTAACAACAGCTATTCCTGGATTCCTAGATAATACTGGACCTAACCTTGCAAAGCTATATGGTCCATTTGCAATTATAATGCTATTTAGCATTATCTTTGGTCAATTCTCTATTAATGTATTCAACCTATATGGAGCATTTATGTCTACAGTTACTACAATAGAGCCATTTGCTAAAATGAAAGTAACCCCAAAAGTACGTGGTGGATTTATGTTTGTACTAATGGCAATTGCAACTGGAATTCAAATATGGGGACAAGGTCAATTCCTTGAACTATTTGGTAACTTTATTTCATTTATCTGCTACCTACTAATTCCATGGACTGCTATTAATCTAGTAGACTACTACATGGTTAGACATGGAAAATATTCAGTAAAGGACTTCTTCGATATTAATGGTATATACGGAAAGGTTAACTGGAGTGCAGCTTTAGCTTATATTGCAGCTATACTATTCCAAATACCATTTATGAACTTAAGTTTCTATGTAGGACCAGCAGCACAAGCCCTTGGTGGTGCAGACCTTGCTTGGATACTAGGACTTGTTGTTCCAGCAGTTATATACTACTATCCAATGAAGAAGGTTGCTAGAAGAGAACTTGAAAGAGGATCTAATTTAAATTTATAG
- a CDS encoding DUF6803 family protein, whose protein sequence is MEMTHYMSLLAENQPWNLIIFMVIPVVMAETITITEFFIIFNRIENGGIRTLNKICSIFVGLYFTGIFIYLFKNAVIPLTLTSGWHTWVDVVAVGFYLSGVVFLLPLALLELGIIFKNRTSKEKMKIHFILVGGFLVVAHIAMIFGMVNPSIINSMENMKM, encoded by the coding sequence ATGGAAATGACACATTATATGTCTCTTTTGGCAGAGAATCAACCTTGGAATCTAATCATATTTATGGTTATTCCTGTTGTGATGGCTGAAACAATAACCATCACAGAATTTTTTATTATATTCAATAGAATAGAAAATGGGGGTATAAGGACATTAAACAAGATTTGCAGTATATTCGTTGGTCTTTATTTTACAGGTATTTTTATATATTTATTTAAGAACGCTGTAATCCCACTTACTTTAACTTCGGGATGGCATACTTGGGTAGATGTAGTTGCAGTAGGTTTTTATTTAAGTGGAGTTGTATTCCTATTGCCACTTGCATTACTAGAACTTGGTATAATATTTAAAAACAGAACTAGCAAAGAAAAAATGAAGATTCACTTTATTCTTGTAGGCGGATTTTTAGTTGTTGCACATATTGCAATGATCTTTGGTATGGTTAATCCTTCAATAATAAACAGCATGGAAAACATGAAGATGTAG
- a CDS encoding phosphatase PAP2 family protein: MHLNAELFALINGLDHKFMFLDEIMIFFSKYVPIIFMAVLALVYMYGVYKKNETIRYIAVHTFMITLINLIISFFIGLIYYIPRPFVRGKVNLLMPHVIDASFPSDHAVGTMSIALGLNMLNEVFGEVLIPISCLVGFSRVYVGHHFPSDVIGGYILVFVVNYLYKGFLKGKVENIYLNIESFLFGKLDALI, encoded by the coding sequence ATGCACTTAAATGCTGAATTATTCGCACTTATAAACGGTCTAGACCATAAATTTATGTTTCTAGATGAAATAATGATTTTCTTCTCTAAGTATGTCCCAATTATTTTTATGGCTGTACTTGCTTTAGTTTATATGTATGGAGTATATAAAAAAAATGAAACTATAAGATATATTGCAGTTCATACATTTATGATTACACTGATAAATTTAATCATAAGCTTCTTCATTGGTCTCATTTACTACATTCCAAGACCATTTGTTAGGGGAAAAGTTAATTTATTAATGCCCCATGTAATTGATGCATCATTCCCAAGTGATCATGCAGTAGGCACAATGAGTATTGCTTTAGGACTAAATATGTTAAACGAAGTATTTGGAGAAGTATTAATCCCGATATCCTGTTTAGTCGGATTTTCAAGGGTTTATGTTGGACATCATTTCCCATCTGACGTAATAGGTGGATATATCTTGGTTTTTGTTGTTAATTATTTATATAAAGGTTTCTTAAAAGGTAAAGTTGAAAATATATATTTAAATATAGAATCATTTTTATTCGGAAAATTAGATGCTCTAATTTAA
- a CDS encoding DUF2284 domain-containing protein, with translation MISTTFRTKTPKAEIIISAKVATIEINELSKYEKKDKFSQLCMEGCPNYGSKWSCPPYSPSFMSYSKKFKYAMVLLLSCNLSQFDYTKQEYMKIKVSNSILKSRTNKIMRALEDRCNGIMLAGGSCRLCKPCALKSNQGSCKKPTQMRFTMESLGLDVESICLDFFNYKLLWYKDKKAPEYASVVSCLLSENPINEAEIISFIENFKL, from the coding sequence ATGATTAGTACAACTTTTAGAACTAAGACTCCTAAAGCAGAGATAATAATATCAGCTAAAGTAGCTACAATTGAGATAAATGAGTTATCTAAGTATGAGAAGAAGGATAAGTTTTCACAGCTTTGCATGGAAGGGTGCCCTAACTACGGGAGCAAATGGTCATGTCCTCCCTATAGCCCTTCTTTTATGTCATATTCTAAAAAGTTTAAATATGCTATGGTACTTTTGCTTTCCTGCAATTTAAGTCAATTTGATTACACTAAGCAAGAGTATATGAAGATAAAGGTATCTAACTCTATATTAAAATCAAGGACTAATAAAATTATGAGAGCACTAGAAGATCGCTGCAATGGAATAATGCTTGCAGGTGGAAGTTGTAGGCTTTGTAAGCCATGTGCCCTTAAGAGTAATCAAGGTTCATGTAAGAAACCTACACAAATGCGCTTTACCATGGAATCTCTAGGACTTGATGTTGAAAGCATATGCTTAGACTTTTTTAATTATAAATTATTATGGTATAAAGATAAGAAAGCACCTGAGTATGCTTCTGTAGTTTCGTGTCTTTTAAGTGAAAATCCCATCAATGAAGCAGAGATAATAAGTTTTATAGAGAATTTTAAGCTGTAA